The genomic region AAGTCGACGCTTCCCGAATTTGCCTGAAGATCCAGTTCGTTAACCGGGGATCGTGGCAGAGACTAAAGACTACTGGTGGCGGCGGCGCCAGAAGACATAGGCGCCGGTGAGGAACAGGGCGCCCGGAATCAGGAGCATGGTCAACAGGGCCACATTCCGCATTTGAACCGAAGTCAGGCTCACCGACCGGAATCCGGGGGTCTTATCCCGGATGGAGATGAGCGCCTCGCGGCGGGCGAGCCAGTTGACCATGTTGAGCATGAGATTGAGGTTGGCGGATAGGTTCACGTAGGCGTTCGATCCGAAATCGGAATCCCCAACCACCACGAGGCGAGTCTCCCGCTTGTTCTCTTCCTCGGCCGCGTGGGCCTCGGCGCCTTCCTTCTTCTCGGTCACCGATGCGCCGCCTTCAACCGCTTTCGTGACCACCAGAATCACCGGGAGCGGCCCCTTCTCGTCGCCCGCATCCAGCTTGGGTTTGGACATGTTGGTTTCCGCCCAGCTCTGCGGGGTCGTCTCGGCGAGCTTGACGATCGACACGCCCGACGGCGGAGTGGCCTGCGGCTTCACGGGACGACTCGTGGGAAACAGCGTGGCGTACTTGAAGTTCTTCGTGATTTCGTGGTCGCCGTACTGGGAAACGAGCGGGATGGTGTAGTCCGCGCCCAGCAATTTCGCGAGCGGATCGATGATGACCTCATCCCGCAGCTCGACGCCCCAATCTTTGAGCCAGTCTTTCCAACCGCCGGAATCGGGATCCAGCATCATCAGGAGCCGCCCGCCGGCTTGCGCGTACTGTCCGAGCCGCTTCTGCTCCTCGTCGAAATACTTGAGTCGGGGGCCGGACACGATGACCACGGCGGCGTCCGCCGGAACCTTCTCCTGCTGCGCGAGCGCGAGCGGCCGCACCTGATAGTTCTCGTCCTCCAGGGCTTTCTTGACCTGCGAATATCCGTTTTCTTCGGCATCGTCGGGATCCTTCTCGCCGTGGCCCTTGGTGAAATAGATGACGGGCGTCGAATCGGATGTGACCTTGACCACAGCGTTCGTCAGACTCTCCTCGTTGGTCTCCTCCATTTTCGTCTGATTGCCCTGGCTCTGGAGCACGATCGTGCCGAGGACCGTGACGCCGTATTCCTTGGCGCTGGCCGGCCGTTTGTAGGGGTCGACGAATTCCACCGTGAACCTGCCCTGGGCGGCGTGCTCGTATTCGGTGAGCAGGTCCTCGGCCTTCTTCCGCTCCGGAGTTCCCTCCTGGAAAAACGCCGTGACTTTGATATCCCGCTTGAGGCCGCCTACGAGCTTCACCGTCTTGTCGGTCAGGCTGTACAGCTTCGTTTCCGTGAGGTCCACGCGCCAGCTTCGTTTCACCCCGATGTAGTTGATCGCCACCATCACGCCCAGGACGATCAGGAGGAAGAAGCCTGCGCCACCCGCGTATCGAGTGCCCTTGGCGCTCAAGACGTTCTTGACGAGATCGAAGTACGCGAAGAGGGCGACAAGGAGGGACACGAGACCCGCGATGGCCAAGGCCGTAGGCACCGTGCCGAACTCGTCCGTCATGATCATGGCCACGGCCGCAGCGATCAACAGCCCGGCAGCCAGCGGAAGGATCAGTTTCTTGAGTCGCAGCAACACGGCCGTTACCTCCAGCGATGGGCGTCGATCGCCTGCTGCGAAATGACGATGCCCGTGAAAATCATGGTGATGAAATAAATGATGTGCTTGGTGTCGAAGACCCCTTTGGTCAGGTCTTCCAGATGTTCGGAGATCGAAAGGTGATTGAGCACCTCACCGATCGGCCCGCTGATCGCCTCGCCCGCCCAGTTGAGAAGCCAGAGAAGAAGCAGCGAGCCGAAACCGATCAGCGCCGCGATGATTTGGTTCTTCGTCACCGACGAGGCCACCAGCCCGACGGCAAGGAAAGTCGCGCCAATCAGGTAGAAGCCGAGATACGCCAGCGCCATGGGGGCCGGATCGGGCCTCCCATAAAGGAGGAGGGTCAAGGGGAACGGAGCCGTCAGGAGCACCATCACCGTGAAGAGTCCCAGACCGCCGAGGTACTTCCCGAGCGCAATCTGAAAGGTCGTGAGGGGAGACGTCAGAAGCAATTCGATCGTTTGGAGCCGCTTCTCTTCCGAGACCAGCCGCATCGTCAGAATCGGCATGATGAAGAGGATGACGATGCTCAGATTGTGCATGAGGGGGCGCACGATCATTTCGTTGATATTGAGCTGTTCGAGCATTTGCGGGTTGCGGGAGGCGAGGAAGTAGTATGTGAGGAAGAACTTCAGGGAGACGGCGAAGAGGTAGCCCGAAATCAGCATGAACACGCCGCTCACGGCATAGGCCAGAGGCGAGGCGAAATAGGCCCGCATCTCCCGACCGGCGATATGGAGCACATTCTTCATGACTGACCTTCTTCCGTCGTTAGGCGCACAAACACGTCCTCCAGAGTGATATTCACCGGCCGGAGTTCCAAGATCCCCCAACCCGCGTCAAAGACCAGCCGGGAAACATCTTTCCTCACGTCCTTGTTCAGCCCGCTCTTCACGAGCAGCGTGGTCTCATCCTTCTTTTCCACCTCGTCCACGCTCGCTACTTTCCGGATCTTGTCCACCAGCCCGTCCACCGGGCGGTCCACCTGAATCACGAACGCCTCCGACTGACGGACCTTCGACTGTAGGCCGTCGAGGCTGTCGCTTACGATGATCTTCCCCTTGTCGATGATGATCACCTTCTGGCAGGTCATCGCCACTTCCGGGAGGATGTGGGTGGAGAGGATGATCGTGTGGTCGCCGGCCAGCGATTTGATCAGCGCCCGGATTTCCCGGATCTGGACCGGATCAAGTCCGATCGTCGGTTCGTCCAGAATCAATACTTTCGGATTGTGAATGAGGGCTTGGGCGAGACCGACGCGCTGCCGGTACCCTTTCGAGAGGTTTCCGATGACGCGCTCCTCGACTTCTTTGATCCCGACTTTGTACATGACGGATTGGAGCCGCTCCTCGCGATCTTTGCGCGCAATCCGCTTGATCTTGGCGACGAAGAGGAGATACGCGCGGACGGTCATGTCCTCGTATAGCGGAGGGGTCTCGGGGAGGTATCCGATGATCTTTCGCGCCTCGAGGGGCTGCGCGAGTACATCGATTCCTCCCACGCTGGCTTTCCCTTCATTCGGCATGAGGTAGGCGGAGAGGATTCGCATG from Nitrospirota bacterium harbors:
- a CDS encoding GldG family protein; protein product: MLLRLKKLILPLAAGLLIAAAVAMIMTDEFGTVPTALAIAGLVSLLVALFAYFDLVKNVLSAKGTRYAGGAGFFLLIVLGVMVAINYIGVKRSWRVDLTETKLYSLTDKTVKLVGGLKRDIKVTAFFQEGTPERKKAEDLLTEYEHAAQGRFTVEFVDPYKRPASAKEYGVTVLGTIVLQSQGNQTKMEETNEESLTNAVVKVTSDSTPVIYFTKGHGEKDPDDAEENGYSQVKKALEDENYQVRPLALAQQEKVPADAAVVIVSGPRLKYFDEEQKRLGQYAQAGGRLLMMLDPDSGGWKDWLKDWGVELRDEVIIDPLAKLLGADYTIPLVSQYGDHEITKNFKYATLFPTSRPVKPQATPPSGVSIVKLAETTPQSWAETNMSKPKLDAGDEKGPLPVILVVTKAVEGGASVTEKKEGAEAHAAEEENKRETRLVVVGDSDFGSNAYVNLSANLNLMLNMVNWLARREALISIRDKTPGFRSVSLTSVQMRNVALLTMLLIPGALFLTGAYVFWRRRHQ
- a CDS encoding ABC transporter permease subunit, which translates into the protein MKNVLHIAGREMRAYFASPLAYAVSGVFMLISGYLFAVSLKFFLTYYFLASRNPQMLEQLNINEMIVRPLMHNLSIVILFIMPILTMRLVSEEKRLQTIELLLTSPLTTFQIALGKYLGGLGLFTVMVLLTAPFPLTLLLYGRPDPAPMALAYLGFYLIGATFLAVGLVASSVTKNQIIAALIGFGSLLLLWLLNWAGEAISGPIGEVLNHLSISEHLEDLTKGVFDTKHIIYFITMIFTGIVISQQAIDAHRWR
- a CDS encoding ATP-binding cassette domain-containing protein, with translation MIEVEGLTKRYGEIAAVQNVSFKIEAGEIAGFLGPNGAGKTTTMRILSAYLMPNEGKASVGGIDVLAQPLEARKIIGYLPETPPLYEDMTVRAYLLFVAKIKRIARKDREERLQSVMYKVGIKEVEERVIGNLSKGYRQRVGLAQALIHNPKVLILDEPTIGLDPVQIREIRALIKSLAGDHTIILSTHILPEVAMTCQKVIIIDKGKIIVSDSLDGLQSKVRQSEAFVIQVDRPVDGLVDKIRKVASVDEVEKKDETTLLVKSGLNKDVRKDVSRLVFDAGWGILELRPVNITLEDVFVRLTTEEGQS